Proteins encoded by one window of Salicibibacter halophilus:
- a CDS encoding IreB family regulatory phosphoprotein — protein sequence MSSKDNTVQFNVQEDSTQADVKEVLVNVHHALEEKGYNPINQIVGYLLSGDPAYIPRHNDARTLIRRLERDELIEELVRTYLQKAKRGG from the coding sequence ATGAGCTCAAAAGATAATACCGTTCAATTTAATGTCCAGGAAGACTCCACGCAAGCAGACGTCAAAGAAGTATTGGTCAATGTTCATCATGCACTGGAAGAAAAAGGGTATAACCCTATTAATCAAATCGTCGGATATTTGTTATCCGGGGACCCGGCATACATTCCGCGTCATAACGACGCACGTACGTTGATTCGCCGTCTTGAAAGAGACGAGCTCATTGAAGAACTCGTTCGAACGTATTTGCAGAAAGCAAAGCGCGGCGGATGA
- the ruvX gene encoding Holliday junction resolvase RuvX, which translates to MKILGLDVGDKRIGVAVSDALGLTAQGLETVAVQGHESPYAKVVQIAHDHDVEKIVVGLPKNMDGTIGPRAEKSQQFGSALEKRAAIPVQFWDERLTTKAAERTLISADVSRKKRKKVVDKLAAVLILQGYLDHACATRMR; encoded by the coding sequence ATGAAGATTCTTGGCCTTGATGTAGGAGATAAGCGAATCGGTGTAGCGGTCAGTGATGCGTTGGGACTGACGGCCCAAGGACTGGAGACGGTTGCCGTGCAAGGGCACGAATCGCCGTATGCTAAGGTTGTGCAGATCGCTCATGACCATGACGTGGAAAAAATTGTGGTAGGATTGCCGAAAAACATGGACGGGACGATTGGTCCTCGTGCCGAGAAATCCCAACAATTCGGCTCCGCCCTTGAAAAGCGTGCAGCCATTCCTGTACAGTTTTGGGATGAACGCTTAACGACGAAAGCGGCAGAGCGAACGTTAATCTCTGCGGATGTGAGTCGCAAAAAGCGAAAAAAAGTGGTTGATAAACTTGCCGCAGTGCTGATCTTGCAAGGCTATCTTGATCACGCCTGTGCGACAAGAATGAGGTGA